One genomic segment of Coffea arabica cultivar ET-39 chromosome 6e, Coffea Arabica ET-39 HiFi, whole genome shotgun sequence includes these proteins:
- the LOC140009521 gene encoding serine carboxypeptidase 24-like isoform X2 has translation MAAQMTLMLLSFLSFLVSIYGTMALKKEQQEMDRILELPGQPPVSFSQFSGYVPVNEDHGRALFYWLTEATSSPEKKPLVLWLNGGPGCSSVAYGASEEIGPFRISKTASSLYLNKHSWNREANILFLESPAGVGFSYTNTSSDLKDSGDKRTAQDALIFLLRWMSRFPQYKDRDFYLSGESYAGHYVPQLALKIAEYNKGASHPIINLKGIMVGNAVTDNYYDNLGTVSYWWSHSIISDRTYKSILKSCNFSSEKSSQKCDDAVNYAMNHEFGNIDQYSIYAPACKASTANNTVKLLRLKNSLIHRKISGYDPCTENYAEKYYNRPDVQKAMHANSTAIPYKWTACSDVLIRNWKDTEFSILPTYKKLIAAGLRIWVFSGDTDSVVPVTATRFSLNHLNLKIKTKWYPWYLGGQVGGWTEVYRGLTFATIRGAGHEIPLLQPQRALVLFQSFLAGKALPRS, from the exons ATGGCAGCCCAGATGACTCTAATGCTACTGAGCTTTTTGAGTTTTCTAGTATCAATTTATGGTACAATGGCTCTGAAAAAAGAGCAACAAGAAATGGATCGCATCTTAGAACTTCCGGGGCAGCCACCAGTTTCGTTTTCTCAGTTTTCAGGTTATGTTCCAGTGAATGAAGACCATGGGAGGGCTCTTTTCTATTGGTTGACAGAAGCTACTTCCAGTCCTGAGAAGAAGCCCCTCGTTCTCTGGCTCAATGGAG GACCGGGATGTTCATCTGTGGCTTATGGGGCATCAGAGGAAATAGGGCCATTTCGAATTAGCAAAACTGCTTCATCTCTCTACCTGAACAAACATTCGTGGAATAGAG AGGCAAATATTCTCTTCTTGGAATCACCTGCTGGTGTTGGTTTCTCATATACCAACACAAGTTCTGATCTCAAGGACTCGGGAGATAAAAGGACAG CTCAGGATGCTCTAATTTTCCTTCTACGATGGATGTCAAGATTTCCTCAGTACAAAGATAGAGACTTTTACCTCTCTGGCGAGAGTTATGCAG GCCATTATGTACCCCAGTTGGCTTTGAAAATAGCTGAATACAACAAAGGAGCTTCCCATCCAATCATCAATCTTAAAGGAATCATG GTTGGAAATGCTGTGACCGATAACTACTATGACAACCTTGGAACAGTTTCATATTGGTGGAGCCATTCCATCATATCTGACAGAACTTACAAATCCATCCTCAAATCATGTAACTTCTCATCAGAAAAGTCTTCTCAGAAGTGTGATGATGCAGTAAATTATGCCATGAATCATGAATTCGGCAACATTGATCAGTACAGTATTTATGCGCCTGCTTGTAAGGCCTCGACCGCGAATAATACCGTGAAATTACTCAGGCTCAAGAACAGCCTTATACATAGAAAAATTTCGGGATACGATCCGTGTACTGAGAACTATGCAGAGAAATACTACAATCGACCAGATGTTCAGAAAGCCATGCATGCAAATTCTACAGCAATTCCATACAAATGGACTGCTTGCAG TGATGTACTAATAAGGAACTGGAAGGACACTGAATTTTCAATCCTGCCCACCTACAAGAAGTTGATAGCTGCTGGCCTAAGAATTTGGGTGTTCAG TGGTGACACGGACTCAGTGGTGCCTGTCACAGCCACAAGATTCTCCTTGAACCATCTGAATCTCAAAATCAAAACTAAATGGTATCCTTGGTACCTGGGTGGTCAG GTAGGAGGCTGGACAGAGGTATATAGAGGACTAACCTTTGCCACAATTAGAGGAGCTGGCCATGAAATCCCTTTGCTTCAGCCCCAGAGAGCATTAGTTCTTTTCCAATCATTCTTGGCAGGCAAAGCTTTGCCAAGATCTTGA
- the LOC140009521 gene encoding serine carboxypeptidase 24-like isoform X1 codes for MAAQMTLMLLSFLSFLVSIYGTMALKKEQQEMDRILELPGQPPVSFSQFSGYVPVNEDHGRALFYWLTEATSSPEKKPLVLWLNGGPGCSSVAYGASEEIGPFRISKTASSLYLNKHSWNREANILFLESPAGVGFSYTNTSSDLKDSGDKRTAQDALIFLLRWMSRFPQYKDRDFYLSGESYAGHYVPQLALKIAEYNKGASHPIINLKGIMVGNAVTDNYYDNLGTVSYWWSHSIISDRTYKSILKSCNFSSEKSSQKCDDAVNYAMNHEFGNIDQYSIYAPACKASTANNTVKLLRLKNSLIHRKISGYDPCTENYAEKYYNRPDVQKAMHANSTAIPYKWTACRMTPNPLKCWLLVVAYIPLTFSFICGGSDVLIRNWKDTEFSILPTYKKLIAAGLRIWVFSGDTDSVVPVTATRFSLNHLNLKIKTKWYPWYLGGQVGGWTEVYRGLTFATIRGAGHEIPLLQPQRALVLFQSFLAGKALPRS; via the exons ATGGCAGCCCAGATGACTCTAATGCTACTGAGCTTTTTGAGTTTTCTAGTATCAATTTATGGTACAATGGCTCTGAAAAAAGAGCAACAAGAAATGGATCGCATCTTAGAACTTCCGGGGCAGCCACCAGTTTCGTTTTCTCAGTTTTCAGGTTATGTTCCAGTGAATGAAGACCATGGGAGGGCTCTTTTCTATTGGTTGACAGAAGCTACTTCCAGTCCTGAGAAGAAGCCCCTCGTTCTCTGGCTCAATGGAG GACCGGGATGTTCATCTGTGGCTTATGGGGCATCAGAGGAAATAGGGCCATTTCGAATTAGCAAAACTGCTTCATCTCTCTACCTGAACAAACATTCGTGGAATAGAG AGGCAAATATTCTCTTCTTGGAATCACCTGCTGGTGTTGGTTTCTCATATACCAACACAAGTTCTGATCTCAAGGACTCGGGAGATAAAAGGACAG CTCAGGATGCTCTAATTTTCCTTCTACGATGGATGTCAAGATTTCCTCAGTACAAAGATAGAGACTTTTACCTCTCTGGCGAGAGTTATGCAG GCCATTATGTACCCCAGTTGGCTTTGAAAATAGCTGAATACAACAAAGGAGCTTCCCATCCAATCATCAATCTTAAAGGAATCATG GTTGGAAATGCTGTGACCGATAACTACTATGACAACCTTGGAACAGTTTCATATTGGTGGAGCCATTCCATCATATCTGACAGAACTTACAAATCCATCCTCAAATCATGTAACTTCTCATCAGAAAAGTCTTCTCAGAAGTGTGATGATGCAGTAAATTATGCCATGAATCATGAATTCGGCAACATTGATCAGTACAGTATTTATGCGCCTGCTTGTAAGGCCTCGACCGCGAATAATACCGTGAAATTACTCAGGCTCAAGAACAGCCTTATACATAGAAAAATTTCGGGATACGATCCGTGTACTGAGAACTATGCAGAGAAATACTACAATCGACCAGATGTTCAGAAAGCCATGCATGCAAATTCTACAGCAATTCCATACAAATGGACTGCTTGCAG gatGACACCGAATCCATTGAAATGTTGGTTGCTAGTGGTAGCCTACATTCCTCTgactttttcatttatttgtggGGGCAGTGATGTACTAATAAGGAACTGGAAGGACACTGAATTTTCAATCCTGCCCACCTACAAGAAGTTGATAGCTGCTGGCCTAAGAATTTGGGTGTTCAG TGGTGACACGGACTCAGTGGTGCCTGTCACAGCCACAAGATTCTCCTTGAACCATCTGAATCTCAAAATCAAAACTAAATGGTATCCTTGGTACCTGGGTGGTCAG GTAGGAGGCTGGACAGAGGTATATAGAGGACTAACCTTTGCCACAATTAGAGGAGCTGGCCATGAAATCCCTTTGCTTCAGCCCCAGAGAGCATTAGTTCTTTTCCAATCATTCTTGGCAGGCAAAGCTTTGCCAAGATCTTGA
- the LOC140009735 gene encoding uncharacterized protein produces MYGKSSSSSNTNTILLGHLTSEHINPIGNVFVEAGNNLVKHEFGAYGEKIFGSSSSFLQSNFVSRHLSNPQYYFEVNDDYVNNKIKMILFPFLHKGHWIRATEMVGGGEILYKPPYCDINAPDLYIPMMAFGTCMVLAGFFLGINGKFSPEALGVHFTTALLCWILQVLLLGAALHSLGGGGDIPLLDLVAYGGYIFTAASVVIISRIIWDHLFCAITLWESFCMGVFLVKTMKRILISEVKRVDYKHSSKRDYLLLSIAISQIPLLFWIASICVKS; encoded by the exons ATGTATGGAAAATCAAGTTCCAGTAGTAATACCAATACCATATTGCTTGGACACTTGACCTCCGAGCACATAAATCCAATTGGAAATGTCTTCGTTGAAGCAGGAAACAATCTAGTGAAACATGAATTTGGTGCGTATGGCGAGAAAATCTTTGGGTCAAGTTcatcatttcttcaaagcaattTTGTCAGCAGACACCTCTCAAATCCCCAATACTATTTTGAAGTGAACGATGACTACGTGAACAATAAAATCAAGATgattctctttccttttctgcACAAG GGACATTGGATAAGAGCAACTGAGATGGTTGGAGgaggtgaaattttgtacaaACCTCCATATTGTGATATTAATGCGCCTGATCTATACATCCCCATGATGGCATTTGGCACTTGCATGGTTCTTGCTGGCTTCTTTTTGGGCATCAATGGGAA GTTTAGCCCTGAAGCTTTGGGAGTGCATTTTACAACTGCATTACTCTGTTGGATATTGCAAGTTCTACTGCTCGGTGCCGCATTGCATTCTCTAGGAGGTGGAGGAGATATTCCATTGCTCGACTTGGTTGCTTATGGTGGATACATTTTTACAGCAGCATCTGTAGTTATCATTTCTAGGATCATTTGGGATCATCTTTTTTGTGCAATTACCTTGTGGGAGAGCTTCTGCATGGGAGTGTTCTTGGTAAAGACCATGAAGAGAATTCTGATTTCAGAGGTGAAAAGAGTGGATTACAAGCACTCCTCCAAGAGAGATTATCTGTTGCTGTCCATTGCAATTTCTCAAATTCCCTTACTATTTTGGATAGCAAGTATTTGTGTTAAAAGTTAA